The DNA segment ACGTTTCTCTGGATGCAGTTGGGCCAACCCGATCCATACTTCCTGCTGCCGATGATAGCGGCAGGCACCACCTTTCTGCAATCCAAGTTAATGATGGCGAAAAGCGGAACGCAAGTCAATCATCCGCTTCTCATCATCATGCCGCTTATGATTCTGGTTTTGGGAATCAATTTCCCCTCTGCTTTGGCACTGTATTGGGTATACGGAAATCTGTTCTCCATCGTGCAGTATTTCTTTATCCAACGTCAGCCCCCTTCCATTGCATCCACCACTTAACCCGTATAACCAACAACAGCCGGTTTGCATCATGTAAACCGGCTGTTGTTGCTCTTGATCATTCAGCCCAGCCACTTTTTTAACCGCAGGAATGCGTTGAACCACGAGCCAATCAAACAGGAAGACGACCAGGAGGGAGACTCCCACCAACGGAAAGAAAATTCCCAGAGCAATCAAAATACCCAACGCTGTTTTTTCCGCCTTGGAATACCCGTTTTTTTAGAGGAAACTCCCATCTTCCCGACAGGCTTGCGTTTCCACCATAGGATGACACCCGTCACCATAAAACCGATCCTAACCGGTAGGAATCGGTTTATCTGTATATAGAATCACACGGATGGCGCCTAACCAAAAACGATTTCATTCACTGGATGTAACTGGACTTCTCCTGTATCAAGTTTTGTGACCCCCCCGTCGAGAAGACGTGATTCAAAAGGCTGACGGTAACCCCGTCAGCCTTTTGAGGGATTGATCGTATCCTCACAAATCCTATTGGGTGGTTGGGCTAATGGAAATTCCAACTCTCCTCACCTAGGCTTGGCCACAATCCCGTTGTGTACCTTGATAAAGCCATGCCTTACGATGTCAAAGCCGTTTTCATACACATACAGGCCCATCTGACGGATGTTCATCAACTCCCGATATGTATAATTCATCACATCCGCCATGATCTTATAATACAGCCGCGACTTCCATTGATCCCGCGGAGTGGTCAGGATCGTATATCCTCCCGGCTTCAAAAATTGACGATGCCACTCCATGACTTCCGGTTTGTATGAGTCCGGAAAATGTTCCAACAGCCCCACACTGATCACGATATCGAATTCCTTGCCAAAGGGCAGGTTGCGAATGTCATCCACCATGTAGTGAAGATTCATCTGCTTTTTGTACCAAACCTCCGGCTGACCCGTCGCCGGGTCGGTGCCGAGAAAGGGATAGGTTTCCGGAAAGTGTCCGAATCGGTCCGTCGCGCAAAAGGCATCGTAATCCACAAGAACGGCTTCTCCCCCGGGATACATGGCGGAAAGCTGCATGGCTTCATACCCCTCAGCCGCTCCCAGGAAAAGGATGCGCGGCTTGTGGACATCCAACCCTTGAAACAAGGCTCGCTTTCCCCGTGGATCCCAGATCCCGTCTTCCACGCGCTGGACATAGTTCCAAAGCGACAGATGGATGTAACGGCCCAGGGCTGCCTTCACCTCAGACCATCGAAACCGGGCCAGATGGGCTTTCAGATCGTGTTTGACTTCCCCCAATTCCCGGGGAACGTCTTTGACAAACCACTCATGAAAGGATCGGTTAAAATACTCCCACGACGTCTGGACCGGCATATCCTCCTGGTGTTTCGCTTCCCATTCCTGTCTCCCCCGTGCTCTGTCTTCCACCCGATACGGTTTGCCTACGTCCTTCCATCTCACTTGGGACCAGTCACTCACTTGATTGGCATCGAAGAACCGATCCAGGCTGGTTGCATCCGGATTCCGTAATTCCACCCGATAACGGGGCATCAGTTCGGTTAACCCGATATGTGCTCTTGAATAGGGGTGCGTGTCACTCGCGCTCTCGCCGGAAGCCATTCGTTCCGCTTGCCAACCCATCCGCCATTCCTCCCTAAGTCCGTATTATTCAGATTATTTATTCTTTTCATATCCCATCTCCTGCATCCGGATCAGACCTACCCCAAAAGCCTCCCATGTGATATATTTATGATTGCGAAATTTTCGTTGTTTAAAATGATTCAGGAGAGAACCCATCCATGACCTTTTGGAAAGCATATATTCAAAATTTCCGCGGATTTGACCGTAATATCCGCCTCTTTTTGTTTGCCAGCTTGTTCAGTCAAATCGGGATGGGTGTTTTCATGGTGATGTACAACCTGTACATTCAAGCATGGGGATATCCTGAAAGCGTAAACGGACAGGTCATTTCCATGACTTCCTTGGCCACAGCCATCGCTCTTATTCCTGCCGGGTTACTTAGCGACCGATATGGCCGAAAATCGATCTTGCTCATCGGGGGACTGGTAATGGCGTCCACTTTGTTGGTCCGGGCGGTGGTGGAAACACCGTTCTGGATGATTACAATGGCCTTTTTCACCGGATTCTTCATGGCTTTTTTGCAAGTGGCGGCCATCCCCTTCCTGGCTGAGCACTCGGACCCTTCTCAGCGAATTCACCTGTTCAGTATGAACTTTGCGGTGATTACCTGTGGGCAGGTAATCGGCAATGTCGGCGGCGGAGTCTTGACCGATTTGTTTCAGTTCGTCTTCCATTTTTCCGAATTGAAAAGCTTACAAACCACCCTGGGGATTGGGGGACTGCTTAGTATGGGTGCTCTCCTCCCTCTAGTCCTTCTGCGGGAACGACCTCGCCCCACGGTTTCACGCTCCTCGTCCTCACTGGGATTTCGGTGGCACGATAAAAAAGGACAGCTGAAATTGATCGGAAAGTTTACGCTTGCCAGTGCCATTACCGGCTTTGGTGCCGGGATGGTGATCCCTTATCTCAACCTGTATTTCAGCGATCGTTTTGACGCCAGCCATTCCGCCGTCGGAGTCGTCATCTCCCTGGGCCAGGCAGCCACGGCGTTGGCAATCATTATCGGGCCGTTGGTGGTCAGCCGGATGGGTGAAGTGCGAGCCGTGGTGTTTTTACAGATGGCTTCCATCCCCTTTTTATTGCTGACCGCTTTCAGCCACAATTTTTACTGGGCTACCTTCGGTTTTTTGATGCGCCAAGCCCTCATGAATGCAGGCAACCCCATCATTCAATCGATGGTGATGGCCCGGGTGGATGACGACATGAAGGGATTTGCCAACAGCGTCAACCAGATGGTGTTTATGCTGGGTTGGGCGTTGATGGGCCCCATCAGTACGGGAATCGTCGCCCATGGAGGTTCCTATTGGGGCTATGCCCAAGTCTTTTGTGTGACGGCGATTTTATATGTGGTGGGGTCGGCATATTTTTATTGGACATTCCGTTCCAAATCTCAATCCCGGCCAGGTCCTGAATCGCAAACGATCCCGCCTCTGAAAGGGTAAAAGCTTAGAACGTGTCTGAACAATCTGCAGGGCAAAAAACCGGGTCGGTATGGCCGTCTTCCTTTCGTCGCAAAAGGCGCATCGCGAGACCGGGAAATCAAAGTGACCTAGGCGAGAAGGTGTATGTACATGGAGAACGCTAATCGGGATCATTCCTCGGAGAGCGAAGATATTACCCCCGAACACCGGCGATGGATCGGATTCTACCCCTCAAGCTTCCCAGATAGGCCGTTCGGTGATCCCTCTTTTCGACCGTAAAGGCCCTCTTCATCCAAAAAAGTCCGGATCGCTTTTCCTGACTTTTTGTTGTTAGACAATCTTAATGAGGGGTTGGATAGATCCAATTGCTTATGCAGCAATTGATCTTTACAGATTATTTACATTCTCACAACCAATCCTTCATAATGACTGTGGATATACAAAGGGGAGAGAGAAATGGATTACCGCCTTTTCGAATGGATCAATGGGTGGGCCGGAAAATACGGTTGGTTGGACCTCTTGATGATCGTAATGACGGATTATGGGCCTTATTTATTCGCCATCCTGTTAGGCGTCCTATTGTTATTAAAAAAACATCGCAGCGGCGGGATCCTGGCGGGTTGCACACTGGCATTGGCATTATCCTTCAGCTTTATGATCGGGCAGCTGTGGGAGCGGGCTCGACCTTTCGTCACCCATGACAATGTGAACCTTCTTCTTTCTAAAGAACCGAATGCTTCGTTTCCCAGCGACCATACCACCGGTGCGTTTGCGATCGCTTTTGCACTCTGTCATTACAATAAAACCCTCGGGAATATCCTGTTGATTTTGGCTTTGCTGATTGGAATCTCTCGGCCCTATGTGGGACACCACTATCCTGGTGACGTCTTCGCCGGAATGACAGTCGCATTTCTTGCGGCGCAACTCGTCCAGTACGGAATGAAACGGTTTCGTGCTCGCTCCGCTAACGTATCTGAAACTGCTTCGTAAATAAAAAAGACTCGCCTCCTTTTTCAATAAGAGAGGCGAGTCTTTTTATAACCTTCATCCTAGCTCATACCTAGTCTCATTACATTTGCTCCAGCCCACAGCTGTAATCCCCGTTTCCAGGCTCAACAAGCCTACGATTTCCTCAATAACGGTATCTTTTCGCTCCGAACTGTGGAGATGGGCTTTTACTACCACCTTCTCCGTCCCCTCAATGTCTTCGCTGTACAATTTTCGCAAACCCACCGAACGCGCATTCACCATGTGCATCAGCATTACGCGAATATGGACCTCATCCCTTTCCAAACAGGTGGTGCTAACCAAGTAGTCTGCTTCGGAATCCGTTGGTCCGGATCGGGAATTCATTTTGAAAGCGATGGGACGCAGGATGACATTTGCCAATATAATGATTCCCGCCCCACTCATCGCCTGCCAATAAAAGCCAGCGCCGGATAAGGTTCCTACCGCACCCGCACACCACAAGGTGGCAGCTGTATTTAAGCCGCGGACACTGAAACCGTCTCGGATGATGACTCCCGCCCCCAAAAAGCCGATGCCACTGACCACTTGTGCCGCCACACGGGTGGAGCTGACTTCATCCACCACCATGACAGAGAGCAACACATACAAGGCCGCTCCGAGTGAAACCAGCACATTGGTGCGCAATCCCGCCATTCGCTGTCTCCATTGTCGTTCCAGACCAATCGCAGCGCCGGCAACAAAGGCAACAAATAAGGGAATCCAACCTTCTTCCCACCCCATGGTCATCACCTACAATCCCAGATACCAGTTAGCGATGGAAAAGTAAATCAACACCCCCGTGATATCTGCCAATGATGTGATTAAGGGTGCGCTGGCAGTAGCGGGATCCATGTTGAATTTATTGAGGAGGAAGGGCAGGGACATTCCCAGCAAGCTGCCTGCCAATACTACTAAAATCATCGTCATGGAAACGATCAGCGCAATATCCATTCCTCCGCGATACACACCGATCACAGAGACCGCCAAAGCCATGGTGGCTCCCAACAGACCGGCAGTAACGACTTCTTTCCCAAATAACTTCATCCAGTCCCGCATGGTAATATCCCCTGTAGCTAAGGAACGAACCATCAGCGTAGCTGCCTGGGAACCGGCGTTCCCGCCACTGTCCACCAGCAGTGGCAGAAAGAAGACGAGAGCGATGGAAGCGGTGATGGTATCTTCAAAATAGGCGATTCCGGCACCGGAAAATAGATTCATAAAAACCAGAATCACCAACCAGCCGATTCTTCTGCGGTACAAAAAGAATGGAGAGGCTTCCTTGATATTTTTTCCCAGAGTGATCACCGGGGCCATCTTATGAAAGTCCTCCGTCGTCTCTTCCTGAACCACATCCAACACATCATCCAGGTGGATCACGCCGAGCAGTCGCCCATCACTGTCTACGACAGGCGCTGTGAGTAGATCCCGCTTTTTCATCACACGAGCAATTTCTTCTTGATCCAGATCAGCCGGAATAAAGAGAATATTAGTGGTCATAAAATCAGCAACCACTTCCTCTTGATTGCGTCGAACCACATCCCGCAACGAAATGACACCATGAAGAGCACCGGTTTCATCTACTACATACAGATAGTGGATAAACTTTTGCTCCTCTCCG comes from the Desmospora profundinema genome and includes:
- a CDS encoding class I SAM-dependent methyltransferase, with protein sequence MGWQAERMASGESASDTHPYSRAHIGLTELMPRYRVELRNPDATSLDRFFDANQVSDWSQVRWKDVGKPYRVEDRARGRQEWEAKHQEDMPVQTSWEYFNRSFHEWFVKDVPRELGEVKHDLKAHLARFRWSEVKAALGRYIHLSLWNYVQRVEDGIWDPRGKRALFQGLDVHKPRILFLGAAEGYEAMQLSAMYPGGEAVLVDYDAFCATDRFGHFPETYPFLGTDPATGQPEVWYKKQMNLHYMVDDIRNLPFGKEFDIVISVGLLEHFPDSYKPEVMEWHRQFLKPGGYTILTTPRDQWKSRLYYKIMADVMNYTYRELMNIRQMGLYVYENGFDIVRHGFIKVHNGIVAKPR
- a CDS encoding MFS transporter — encoded protein: MTFWKAYIQNFRGFDRNIRLFLFASLFSQIGMGVFMVMYNLYIQAWGYPESVNGQVISMTSLATAIALIPAGLLSDRYGRKSILLIGGLVMASTLLVRAVVETPFWMITMAFFTGFFMAFLQVAAIPFLAEHSDPSQRIHLFSMNFAVITCGQVIGNVGGGVLTDLFQFVFHFSELKSLQTTLGIGGLLSMGALLPLVLLRERPRPTVSRSSSSLGFRWHDKKGQLKLIGKFTLASAITGFGAGMVIPYLNLYFSDRFDASHSAVGVVISLGQAATALAIIIGPLVVSRMGEVRAVVFLQMASIPFLLLTAFSHNFYWATFGFLMRQALMNAGNPIIQSMVMARVDDDMKGFANSVNQMVFMLGWALMGPISTGIVAHGGSYWGYAQVFCVTAILYVVGSAYFYWTFRSKSQSRPGPESQTIPPLKG
- a CDS encoding phosphatase PAP2 family protein, with the translated sequence MYKGEREMDYRLFEWINGWAGKYGWLDLLMIVMTDYGPYLFAILLGVLLLLKKHRSGGILAGCTLALALSFSFMIGQLWERARPFVTHDNVNLLLSKEPNASFPSDHTTGAFAIAFALCHYNKTLGNILLILALLIGISRPYVGHHYPGDVFAGMTVAFLAAQLVQYGMKRFRARSANVSETAS
- a CDS encoding MgtC/SapB family protein, whose translation is MGWEEGWIPLFVAFVAGAAIGLERQWRQRMAGLRTNVLVSLGAALYVLLSVMVVDEVSSTRVAAQVVSGIGFLGAGVIIRDGFSVRGLNTAATLWCAGAVGTLSGAGFYWQAMSGAGIIILANVILRPIAFKMNSRSGPTDSEADYLVSTTCLERDEVHIRVMLMHMVNARSVGLRKLYSEDIEGTEKVVVKAHLHSSERKDTVIEEIVGLLSLETGITAVGWSKCNETRYELG
- the mgtE gene encoding magnesium transporter; amino-acid sequence: MTIGLTKEQKSYAKESAGALMRDDFLYVWWDQTVDEVIAHIRRYGEEQKFIHYLYVVDETGALHGVISLRDVVRRNQEEVVADFMTTNILFIPADLDQEEIARVMKKRDLLTAPVVDSDGRLLGVIHLDDVLDVVQEETTEDFHKMAPVITLGKNIKEASPFFLYRRRIGWLVILVFMNLFSGAGIAYFEDTITASIALVFFLPLLVDSGGNAGSQAATLMVRSLATGDITMRDWMKLFGKEVVTAGLLGATMALAVSVIGVYRGGMDIALIVSMTMILVVLAGSLLGMSLPFLLNKFNMDPATASAPLITSLADITGVLIYFSIANWYLGL